The Methanothrix sp. genome includes a window with the following:
- a CDS encoding lamin tail domain-containing protein, with protein MICLLALAEGSVVVNEFELNPPSDQPYAVEWIELFNSGDEDVDIGGWQAVVISTVPGESGAQFPWSGTITVPVGTVLRAGEYRVLTGDQRWDHGFNATVILYDQVGNEVDRTPMLMDDRDDGSDWSRYPDGVDTDRTSDWAYIPSTRGKPNVLPY; from the coding sequence GTGATATGTCTTCTCGCCCTCGCAGAGGGGAGCGTGGTCGTAAATGAGTTTGAGCTGAATCCACCATCTGACCAGCCGTATGCGGTGGAATGGATCGAGCTCTTCAACTCCGGTGATGAGGATGTGGATATCGGAGGATGGCAGGCGGTCGTCATCTCCACTGTGCCCGGGGAATCAGGCGCACAGTTTCCATGGTCCGGAACTATCACGGTGCCTGTTGGAACGGTCCTGAGGGCAGGCGAGTACAGGGTTCTCACCGGCGACCAGAGATGGGATCACGGGTTCAATGCGACTGTGATACTCTATGACCAGGTGGGCAACGAGGTTGACAGGACGCCGATGCTGATGGACGACAGGGATGATGGCTCAGACTGGTCCAGATATCCAGATGGCGTGGACACGGACAGAACCTCTGACTGGGCGTACATCCCATCGACGAGGGGC